The region atttttattgtctgttaccataacaataggttacaaacatttctttcaagtgctgaaaagtgaatcttcttctattgtctctgaggatagatttatactgactaaaagagcgttcgacgtcacaagaagtaactggtacataattcaatttcacaatgtctgctggggataagtccaagttaatcttcactgttgattcaccactcatcacagcaacaaccttttgtagttcttcatatccagggttttttgaaagtacagtgtccaccttagctcttactgcatctgcaactttacctctaccacgattcagttgttccacagtactatttataatttcaaaactttcagatagtgaaaggtgcctattttggagacttttgagcgtttttatgatgcatgaaaatgtatgctgaatgtgagctaagtcattcttcacacttatgtcacaggtaactgttttcgcagtatcaattgagactgcatcttcagagtccaatgcaaggagaacattgttaatagagtctatatgttcggcataatattcaactgcttctagccatgtaccccatctagttaaaattggctttgatggcaatggaatttcagggtacatttctttcaacacgttaactctactgggagctttgagaaatacttttttcactgatgaaatcaacaaatctactttagggaaattgtctctgaccacttctgccacacgatgaaatgcatgcgccacacaagtaaaatgagtcaatttaggatatacaacagataatgcttgtccagctttgaccatataaggggcagcatcgctaataaagaataacacattatcgtacataataccctttggccacaggatacccatagcttcgttgaacagtttaactatagttttgttattgcacttttctagaacatcacaatgtaaaagaattcgttcagaatattgttcacttaacaaaccgataactacattaccaacaagtctaccttctttgtcgggagtctcatcaatggaaacccaaattgaactatctttaatttcatctcttatcttctgtattgtctcatcgtagatggatggagcatacgtcttcctaagtgttgactcatccgggattgtatgttgagtatatttttcaaggaattccctgaagaccttattctttagtttgtagagaggaatatcagcagagatgagagaacggcacaggtcgatgttaaactcagatcttacattcgatgttgttggttgtgttaaaaacaattgtctctgcttggaatttagttgtttgttggcctgatgtttactagttgtaatgtgttgttgcaccaggaacttttgtgtagatgatactgcacactgacacaaattacaaaataatattttattgtcagttgataaaccatcttctttaaattctgaaatgtaacttgttagttttgattttaaattgactgaatgacgtacttttggcatatttaccgtctttatagtatgatttacaaaactgaacctatgtgtactctgactggcatttaactgttgagctgcacaactgaagtctgttaaaaattttaaattaaattaatacagttttgtaacttactttcccattgttgataggactgctaattttcaaataactctgatgttaaagggattactgaacatgtgtttaaatctatattgttgaaatgtatttttaaaagttaatggaattttgttttgttttattgttaaacctaatataatatggactgttttatatgaaatatggaaaatatatggaaattaacgaaaatatgtactaaactctaaaatatggaaaaatatggaaaataaaagtaggatttttcaaccctacacattgtgaaacataaagataatgcaaaatataaattatattagctttataagtaaatatgtatttacatataaatcctttccctgcttataacgATAGATATCATAGGGTGACTTGTCTGTGTTTGCTTGCTTGCAGATGTGGCgagtggtgatggtggcggcctGTCTGTGCGTGCTGTGCGAGTCGCAGTCCGACCTGTTCCAGCCCCAGGACAAGCGCGGGTCCCGACGCTATTGCGGCCCCACGCTGGTCAGCACGCTCCACATCATCTGCAACGGCACCTACTACACCAACATACGGCCTCTGTCCAGGGCGCAGAAGAAGGCGTGGCCAGGTACAGTACCAACGATGCCGACCTGGAGGCATGTCGcaatcgcttggtccgaaaggttgtgggttcgagacccgccttgggcatgggtgttgtgtacgtacttacttactcactggcttttaaggaacccggaggttcattgccgccctcacataagcctgccatcggtccctatcctgagcaagattaatccattctctatcatcatatccgacctccctcaagtccattttaatattatcttcccatctacgtctcggcctccccaaaggtatttttccctccggtctcccaactaacactctatatgcatttctggattcgcccatacgtgctacatgccctgcccatctcaaacgtctggatttaatgttcctaattatgtcacgtgaagaatacaattcgtgcagttctgtgttgtgtaactttctccattctcctgtaacttcatccctcttaccccaaatattttcctaagcactttattctcaaacacccttaacctctgttcctctctcaaagtgagagtccaagtttcacaaccatacagaacaaccggtaatataactgttttataaattctaactttcagattttttgacagcagactggatgataaaagcttctcaaccgaataataacaggcatttcccatatttattctgtgtttaatttcctcccgagtatcatgtatatttgttactgttgcgcccagatatttgaacttcttaacctcttcaaaagataaatttacaattcttatatttccatttcgtacaatattctcgtcacgagacataatcataggcctatactttgtattttcgggatttacttccaaccctatcgctttacttgcttcaagtaaaattcccgtgttttccctaatcgtttgtggattttctcctaacatattcacgtcatccgcatagacaagcagctgatgtaacccgttcaattccaaaccctctctgttatcctggactttcctaatggcatactctagagcgaagttaaaaagtaaaggtgatagtgcatctccgcagtgaattggaaacgcatctgacagaaactgacctatacgaactctgctgtacgtttcagttgtgtacgtactagtttaagaaaagcggaaaaacagaaaaagagtAACGAGAAAAAAAACGACAAAGACGGTTGACTCCTTTTTAGCCTGGTTGATGTGTTTTTAAGTTGAAAGATTGTTCATTTGGTTTGTTGGCTGGTCGGCTTGTAGTGCTGAGATCCTCCCGACTGGCTTCGGTTTGATAGTTACCtacttttaattttcctacctcCTATTATTTCACCAAGGTCCTGAGCTAAGGCATCAAGCCTAGTATACCTGGGCTATAGAATGTGTGCTGGATTGAGTCTTCATGAAATTCCGTCCAGgatatgggaccggtgtccaccagCTCCGATGAACTTGGGAAGCTACgaaaggtagcgaaatccggttttgaaaaccagctataacggctggagggatcatcgtgctcatcacacgatacctccgctCTGAttgcatgatcgttcacctctgccgaGTCGTGTGAGCGTGAGACCAGTAACCGACTGGTCGGCCGtgtcccttcatgggctgtacaCCGCACATTTTaaatctataattttaatttacaaaacttacTACCAGAATAGCATGCGTAACTTGACAAAGTATACCTAACAAAATGTAAAACATATAACTtaagtataaataattaaaactatGTGCGGTTATATAAATGATAATCCAAACTCTAAATAGATCACAATTTCCTTTTGTTAGTCGGCTatttatcaactactgggttatacagattggtgatagcgagatgaggccgaggattcaccatagattagtTGACATTAGCCCtatagttggagaaaacctcgtaaaaactcTACCAGAGAAATTCTAACCCACGCTCAAGTGCAACTTCGGATCACCAGGCAAACACTTTAGCTCACTAAGCTACGTCGATGGCTACAATTGCTTTACAGATtgttcttaaaaaattaaattagacacaCAGGCAgacattcatttatagtttcctgtcaaagggcagatctttcactgcaaacccagcattcaccaatctctcctattttcaaacttcctctttgtctccgcatacgatccaagtatctcaatgtcgtctatcatctgatatcttcttctgtcccgaacgtttctcccattcaccattccttcagtttCTGTTCcagcaattcctttttctcttcttgatcaattTTAGCATTGACAGACGATAAAAAGATTTCTGTAAGTGAAACTTAAATGATTGACTCTGATACTTCAATAAGTAATGTAATGTTCATAATTACAGAGCATTGCAAGGTTTTTTACCGCGACTGTGAAATGACCACGATTTGATGACAGGAAGTGTCAGTGTTGAAGTAGAGCACAGTTCCATTCTGTTTCATCACacacattatgtaggcctacttctgcaTGCGGAGGAATGGGGAGACATCCTAGGGAAGGAAAGCGATGCAGAGAAAAGCTATGCCTCTCCACCCAGCCACTGATACGTAATTCTTTTGCAGATTCAGACGACGATGTGTGGATGGAGCTGCAGCTCCCGGAGAACGTGGAGCGGTACCCGTTCAGGTCGCGGGCCAGCGCCGTTGCCTTCCCCCGCAGGGTCTTCAAGCGGCAGAGCTGGGGCGTGGCGGACGAGTGCTGCGTGCGCAAGGGCTGCGACTACAACGAGCTCAGCTCCTACTGCGCGCCCTAGGCTGCCACCTGTATAGTTCCCGAAATAAATCTTAGCACAGTTCATCTCGCTTCTACTTATTCCCCATAACACCTGCCATAGGGTCAAATTCAGGACTCTGATTGTTACTGAACATCGGAGTTCTAGACGCAATGGCAGCCTCATTCCGACATATCTCAGATGCGGTATATTCAAGACAATAGTACGTTCTAGCTTTATAGTTTTTGCACACCCTGTCAAATTCTAGCAGGAGCCACTGAGATATTTGCCATTGGGACtctattgtttaatttatttatcaacagtaatctcgctagaggttttgatttatctagagaaaatcaaaactcgatgggaattaattgactattacacgattagaagaaagtatataaagattagaagtaacgaagtactccaatacaataaaatattaattgacttacgaaaatgcaactgtcttcaaatgtattattgtgccacctcaacattacgctagatggcagtagtgtgttatcattggctgttttcttgttatcagttgtgccaactatggaaacttcattgaactctgtagaccattactagcaatgccttctcgatctagatcacgatggcagtgttactagtcaagaaggctttattgatcctgtttcatttttattagaacagttgcattccacttcaattatccgaatcccagtaaacaacgtcacttgacagatgattttcaataaatcttaatattaaacaatctctgatacgtgactatccataatatcatatagcagaagctataacaaacataacctaaataatatatacaagtgttagaaaagttttaacgacgatgacataaaaaataaacgtgaataattttaaaaggaataattattgaatgtacaattttcaaatttgaatgttttactgcttggtggttcaattgatgttatattggacgtgtccgtaaaagaaatggaactcgttgatgtaggcctacatggtgtattcaacttattcaggatttcccaatggtgctcttcatttatttgtaaataggatttcagggaagatgcataggtatgaccagtgatctttattaactcgtgttcttgaatgccaatgcgagtcatatttgaaactactgtgcatcgactggagtggtttgtaatttttttttttttttttgacgtccagaccagcagagtttgaaatgttggcaaacaaagaaacaaatgctagggacgcgataaaattgtgcgataagcagccatgattggttgaaatacgtcctttcgtaccgttttattggtcaaaagtagtatgacgtagtaaaagtgtaatagtcaatataaattCCCCTTTCGCTACATCTACAACAGAAAAAGTCATcggtatatctatgcagacgacactgccctcgtAGCAATGGGCAACACCAAGTTAGCGTACCGTAGGTTACAGTTGAACTTGGACCATCTCCGTCGTGGTTCGATGTGGATAAATGTCACGTCCATCTCTTTTCATTGACAACGAGGCTAGATGACATAGCACCATCACCTACACTTTCCGGCCAACAAATGCTGTtgatgcaacaaattaaatacttaaggATCATCATGGACTCCATCTCAACCTTCGAGATGATATTCTATTCTTCCTCATAAGACCACAAGACTGATAGTTGGATCCTGCAGGCCTTAACTCCTGGGGGTAGGACCCACCGTGTACAAAGCCCTCATTCCCTCTGTCATAActtatgccgcacccgcatgggagCGCCCGACATGATCAACACCCGTGAACCCAACTTATGCAGAACCAGATGTTTCCAATCATTACCCACCTCCCACGATTCCCCTCGAGAGAGAAGTTGCATGATGTGCTAAATTTGCCAAACATTGACTAAAGCCCAGTTCAGACGGagtggattccaaggtggctgcgcggatgggtagcctgcgtggtcacttgctggaagtaatgcgctctggtggctccttggatggcaagcttgctggatttcgagggtaggttccttgctatttttcgtgatggtttgcaggctggaatcaaagatgatcatataatatcaccactgaaaccatgtcgccatgttcgttgttttccaactaaacctgttttttctatagtctttagtttctaagaaacaacaattaaatatcggactttagctgttttgcacttatggcttaattactagagtcgggcagactgcctcatattatcgcccgttctcggttgcgtaatcaccgcagtcccgagcagtgcgcgagtacctaacgtagccgaatgactcattgatagagaacacgagattctcttggtcccgagattaccgatactaggtcattcccgacagtctcggaggtctaggcgggactgtagtactgataagaaagcaatatcgctcgggccgtgctcctataggaagcattggcttatgcatttcccggttctttaaatatatatcacgtcgtagctcctataatacttaatcaatcgcgctgtaattttttggattgatagctcaatgtataaagaaagcatagaaaaacaaatcgatctgaaaatcttttttggaaagtgaaaaaaaaaaaaaaaaaaaattaacttcgatggagagtgatctgttcagacttcacctctggtaagcggcaaacttttttgtttttcacgttagatggggggtcaaagcgagagaaatgttaggaaaggatggaaattacttttaaaagtgatggccactcaaaatcttaactggttctcgaataacggcgagttaacctgttagcgcaggactcatgactcaaacgtttgttccgtaaaatttgtacggaacccttcaacgcatgaaaactcgttattgtacggatagtattaattggtattttaataaaggtagttgaaaatgaggctatatagtccaagatggtttacactttatagtaattaggctatcttttatagcaactaaataaaaaaattgtttgtaacacaatgatatgaaacatgaaaatattaaaagctggttcacaataaaccgagaacggaaacggcaacgagaactagaacggaaatatttttaaaataaatgtatttaaaggtaagcattcacaattaactattctgaatgctcacatttaaatactgtacatttattttaacattatttccgttctcgtttccgttcccggttta is a window of Periplaneta americana isolate PAMFEO1 chromosome 12, P.americana_PAMFEO1_priV1, whole genome shotgun sequence DNA encoding:
- the LOC138709998 gene encoding LIRP-like, producing the protein MWRVVMVAACLCVLCESQSDLFQPQDKRGSRRYCGPTLVSTLHIICNGTYYTNIRPLSRAQKKAWPDSDDDVWMELQLPENVERYPFRSRASAVAFPRRVFKRQSWGVADECCVRKGCDYNELSSYCAP